The region CTGGCCAGCATCGACCGCTTGTAGGGTCGCGGCGAGCGCTCGCCGGCTTCCCATCGTGCGATCGTCGCCCGATCCACGTGGGCAGCTTCGGCGAACGACTCTTGGGTGTAGCCGGCCGCTTTCCGGGCCTTGGCCAGTCCAGTGCGCCGTACTGCCATCGGGTGACCTCCTGGCCCGGCTTGCGGTGTGCTGCGGATCACGTTCCCACAGGTCAAGCATAGCTTGGCGACAAAAGTGCGTAGTTATTGCGACATATCTGCCCTTTTCAGGGGTTAGCGGGCCGGATTGAGTGGCGCGGAATGAGGAATTTTAGCCGCTTGTCGTCCGCAAGGCGAGGATGTGAACGGACATGACATCTGATCCGTGGTGGTTCGACCAGTGGGGACTGGTTGCGTGTTTGCTCGCCTTGGCGGGACTGGGGCGGGTCCTGTTCATGCTGTACGGGCCCACGAAGTAGCAGGGCGGCCAAGACATGTCGTTCACCGTAAGGCTCGATGTGGCCAAGCTGATCCGGTCCGCCCGGCTGGCCGGCCTGAACTCGGACTACGCGCTGGCCAAGAAGATGGGCATCAACCGGTCGACGCTGAGTCGTGTCATCGACTCCGAACTCCAGCCCGGACCTGCGTTCATCGGCGGTGCCCTGGTCGCGCTGGACCCACTGCGGTTCGAGGACCTTTTCGTGGTCGTACCGGACCAGAAGTCGGAGCGAACTCCATGACCAGGGATGAGTTGCTGTTCAACGCCTGGCTGACGAGCGTCAACCATCGTCTGGGCCGCTACGTCGTCCGACGTCTCGATGAAGCCAACCCCCTGGCCACCACCAGCTACACCGCTGCCCTGCCCGACGTGGAGACCCAACTCGGGAACGAACTGGTCGAGCTGGGCACCGCGTTGCTGCGCAAGGCGGCCGGACTGGCGTTTCCCGTCGAGTCCTCGGCGGTGCAGCCGCGTACCCCGAAACCAGAGATCCCAAATTTCTGAAGCGAGGTAAGGAAATGACAGAAAACATGCTTACGGATGACACCCTGCCGACAGTCGCACAGGCCGCTGTCAGCTACGCCAAACTCGGATGGCCTGTGCTGCCATCTGCGGTATGGCATGACGGTGCGTTTGTCCATCCGGTGACCGGCGAACCGGTGGACGATGTGCCATTGCGGCCACGGGAGGAAGCGACCACTGACGTGGCCCTGGTTCATCAGTGGTGGAACGCCGGAGGGGACTTCAGTCCCGCGATCCTCGGCGTGACCGGGCCGGCGTTCGGCGTCGTCTCCGTAAGCGCCGACCGGACAGAGCAGATCATGGTCCATCGGTGGTTCACCACCAGGCCGACGCCCGTATTGGTCATGCCAGGAATGCCCATCGCGCTGTTCGTCGTCCGGCCGCCGTTCCCGGCCGGTTTCGGCCAGGACGAGATCCGCCGGTTCAGTGACGGCTCGTTGGTCCCACTCCCCCCGACCACCGCCGGGGAGACCACCGCGACCTGGCTGGTTTCGCCCTGGGAGACCGAGGGCAAGTTGCTCGTGGCACGTGAGTTCGCCGAACTCTTGAACAACCTGGAGAAGGCCGGAGCATGAGTAGCCACACCACGAGCCCGTTGTGGGACGAACAGGGGTTCGCGGCCTTCCTCCGGGGCCTGGCGGAGGACGACGCGCCGCGCCTGTTCGCGGTTGGCCTGGAGTACGGCGAACGCCATGACGCGCACGTCGCCGCCTACGGCATGGCCTTCGACGGGTACACGGAGGCCATCTCCCGCGACGGGACCTTCCGCGTGCAGACCACCAGCCCCGAGGACGTCTTGCGCTACTTCGATGACGAGAGCGTGAGCGCCCACGTCGTGTGGCTGTCCGGGCCGTCTACGGCCAACCTGGACTCGGCAGGTGAGACTTCGTGCGTGAAATGATCGACAACGACGACCAAGACGAGAGGTCCGGGGCCTTGGCGGCAGGGTTCGATGAGCAGGCGGCACGTGCCGCGCTGGTCCGCGCCTGTGCGGCGGCGAACTTGGAAGTTGCCGACCCCCAACTCCTCCGTCTGGGCGAGAACGCCATCTTCCGTCTGAACGGCACCGGGACCGTCGTCCGAATCGCGCGGAACGACACGCATTGGGATGACGCGGTCAAGGAAGTGAACGTCGCGAAGTGGTTGGGCCGCAACGACTTCCCGAGTGCACGCACGACCGATGTGCCGCAACCGCTCCTGGTTGACGGCGGCTACCCAGTGACGTTCTGGGCGTTCATCGATGGCAGGAACGGCCAGCCGGGGGACGTCGGGACGTTGGGGGCGCTGCTGCGGCGGCTGCACGCACTCCCCCGGCCTGGCTCGTTCGAGCTTCCGCAACAGGACCTGCTGGCAAGGGTCGAACCGCGGATCGAGTCGTCTCCGATCGACGCCGGCGACAAGGACTTCCTGCTGGAACTCTGCGATCGGCTCGGCTCGGAGATCGGCGGGTTGAACTATGAGCTTCCGGTCGGTCCCGTGCACGGTGACGCGCACGTGCAGAACCTCATGTTCACGGGGTCCGCACCGACGTTGATCGACTTCGAGGCGTTCTCGTGGGGGCATCCCGAGTGGGATCTCGGCGTGACGGCCACGGAGTACATGACGGCGGGTTGGTGGACGGCCGACCAGTACCGCGAGTTCGTGGACGCGTACGGCTTCGACGTGACGTCGTGGGACGGGTTCGGAGTGGTGCGGGCTACCCACGAGCTGAAGATGACGACGTGGCTCATGCAGAACGTCCAGACGTCGCCGAAGATCGCTGAGGAGTACGCGCTCCGCATCGCGACGCTGCGGGACCGCGAGAACATCGGCGGGTGGAACACCTTCTAGGGGCTCACGCGACGCGCGACAGGACCACGGCGGTGCCCAGCGTGACCTCCGGGTAGGTGCCGATGATCCGTTCCGCGAGCTGGCCCACCAGCGGGTGGCGGCTGTGGGCCTCGGTGAGCGCCTGGTGGAAGTCCAAGAGGTAGCGGACGTAGCGGCTGGACTGGAGTGCGCCGGCGGTGTCGATGGCGTTGATCGCCAGCTCTACGGCCTGGTCCACGTCGCCATTGGTCAAGGCTCCGGCTGCGGACACCATCCCGATGAACGCCCTGGTGCGCGGCGGAGTGTCGGCGGGCGCTACGGCGAGGGTCGCGAACTGGCTGACCTCGGCGGGCTGCCCCAGGTCGCGGAAGCCGTGGGCGGCCTCGCCGGCGAGTTCGGCGGCGTTGAAGTAGCTGATCCACTTGGGTTCGTTGGCGGGGTCGAACTTGCTGAACGCGAGTTCGGCCTTGGCCAGCACGCGGGCGAACTCCTGGCCGTCGCCACCGCCGGCCAACGCTCGCGCCTCCATCGCCAGCAGCATCGATTGCACGGCGGGCGTGGCGACGCCCTGTGCGGCGGACTGGGCGGCGCGGGCGAACTGGACGGCGTCGTTGTGGCGTCCGAGGTAGTTGGCCTGGTGGCTGAGGTTGGACAGCAGTCGTGCGCCGGTCACCGGGCTCTCGGCCTCTCTGGCGAGGCGTAGGCCCTGGATGAAGTAGCGCTGAGCGGCAGCGTGTCGGCCGGCGTCGTAGGCGCTCCAGCCGAGTAGCTGGGCGACGTCTGCGGCGGCGCTGAACAGTTCTCGCCGGACCGGCGCGGGGTGGTCCTGGCGGAGCAACGGCGTGATCTCGGTCTTGAAGTAGAACAGGAGCATTCGGCGGACGTGCCCGCCCCCGAACTTGAAGTCGAGGTCCATCAGGTGCG is a window of Saccharothrix espanaensis DSM 44229 DNA encoding:
- a CDS encoding phosphotransferase enzyme family protein, coding for MIDNDDQDERSGALAAGFDEQAARAALVRACAAANLEVADPQLLRLGENAIFRLNGTGTVVRIARNDTHWDDAVKEVNVAKWLGRNDFPSARTTDVPQPLLVDGGYPVTFWAFIDGRNGQPGDVGTLGALLRRLHALPRPGSFELPQQDLLARVEPRIESSPIDAGDKDFLLELCDRLGSEIGGLNYELPVGPVHGDAHVQNLMFTGSAPTLIDFEAFSWGHPEWDLGVTATEYMTAGWWTADQYREFVDAYGFDVTSWDGFGVVRATHELKMTTWLMQNVQTSPKIAEEYALRIATLRDRENIGGWNTF
- a CDS encoding bifunctional DNA primase/polymerase; this encodes MTENMLTDDTLPTVAQAAVSYAKLGWPVLPSAVWHDGAFVHPVTGEPVDDVPLRPREEATTDVALVHQWWNAGGDFSPAILGVTGPAFGVVSVSADRTEQIMVHRWFTTRPTPVLVMPGMPIALFVVRPPFPAGFGQDEIRRFSDGSLVPLPPTTAGETTATWLVSPWETEGKLLVAREFAELLNNLEKAGA